A stretch of Fusarium poae strain DAOMC 252244 chromosome 2, whole genome shotgun sequence DNA encodes these proteins:
- a CDS encoding hypothetical protein (TransMembrane:2 (i37-57o85-111i)) → MPVYHNTLFIEGLSLMPRHTDDVLKTSNPSPDTTLKIVAAVWAVGWIMFGVISVVGLNARGRAGYWVPEWYLDSEGTKWAKLSVAAWWTCVVLFWPVIWIVYLVGITWRAIQRGYGNWKKRKRDCDGGDDV, encoded by the coding sequence ATGCCCGTCTACCACAACACCCTCTTCATCGAAGGCTTAAGCCTAATGCCTCGCCACACCGACGACGTTCTCAAAACCTCAAACCCAAGCCCCGACACAACTCTCAAGATCGTCGCAGCAGTGTGGGCAGTTGGATGGATCATGTTTGGCGTGATCAGCGTGGTTGGTCTCAATGCGCGTGGAAGAGCTGGTTATTGGGTGCCGGAGTGGTATCTTGACTCTGAAGGGACGAAATGGGCCAAGTTGAGCGTTGCGGCTTGGTGGACTTGCGTGGTATTGTTTTGGCCGGTGATTTGGATCGTTTACCTTGTGGGAATTACGTGGAGAGCTATTCAAAGGGGGTATGGGAattggaagaagagaaagagggactgtgatggtggtgatgatgtttgA
- a CDS encoding hypothetical protein (BUSCO:32278at5125): MASPVESSQPTQQPLEGDTIFVKHARLDLDPATPQEIGPQDPMQDTLPSTEIPNSPIDPNESFSTQVNEERPHATVIPSSLTPPPSTQVTTSHNASQPGPSKRKFSASQQSTLCSPPATIQNIIRDRSSTSDFLPPAPQQVLDASADELRVMLQNALAEQQKLKTEAAHFKLQYNLMALQADDDTKRAAVEHEMMRREVEALRNAEHTRQAKKELDSASETVQAKYLQMKAWYEGTLQDQEVLQRRLKTAKKVIKQREDEYNSLAEERDMLLNRIRENREHMQMLCSPGGIFHALAPKQRGVVVPSSHGQRGSQQQASRTQVHSRQEHGLSALLQAMSQDNNSAPSTPMHTHRPPPRHVGKHSRNAQSMSSLPTTPMSRPAGPHVGLLPSVNLVPQTEPQRYTQRQFIPTTPKSERQRRRSRESTISVEDNEELARQALELVSVAQSSTSQPSHSQSRSHNGEIHDSQASQAAAELLRRDSRQSFEVADARKIPGAVEKSVRMQERLLSHHANGDGDKRKFGGGYNSNEEARGDNESPAKKSRVEPLTDKFGLGIQYRE, translated from the coding sequence ATGGCTTCTCCTGTTGAATCTTCACAGCCTACGCAGCAGCCGCTGGAAGGCGATACAATCTTTGTCAAGCATGCTcgtcttgatcttgatcctGCGACACCTCAAGAGATTGGCCCGCAAGACCCGATGCAGGACACATTACCCTCGACCGAGATACCAAACTCGCCCATCGATCCAAACGAATCGTTCAGTACGCAAGTCAACGAGGAACGACCACACGCTACCGTCATTCCTTCGTCTCTGACACCACCTCCTTCGACACAAGTTACCACCAGCCACAATGCCAGCCAACCTGGCCCGTCCAAACGAAAGTTCTCCGCATCTCAGCAGTCGACTCTCTGCTCTCCGCCAGCTACCATCCAAAACATCATACGCGATCGATCCAGCACGTCAGATTTTCTCCCTCCCGCTCCTCAACAAGTCCTCGATGCATCCGCAGACGAACTCCGCGTCATGCTGCAAAACGCTCTTGCGGAGCAGCAGAAGCTGAAAACCGAAGCTGCCCACTTTAAGCTGCAGTACAACCTCATGGCTCTTCAGGCCGACGACGATACTAAGCGTGCTGCCGTGGAACACGAGATGATGCGTCGCGAGGTGGAAGCGCTTCGTAATGCGGAGCACACACGACAAGCTAAAAAGGAGCTGGATTCGGCATCCGAGACGGTGCAGGCAAAGTATTTACAGATGAAAGCTTGGTATGAAGGCACGCTACAAGATCAGGAAGTCCTACAGCGTCGGTTAAAGACTGCCAAAAAGGTCATCAAGCAGAGGGAAGATGAATACAACTCCCTCGCTGAAGAGCGGGACATGTTGTTGAACAGAATACGAGAAAACAGAGAGCACATGCAGATGCTCTGCAGCCCCGGAGGTATATTTCACGCCCTAGCACCCAAACAGAGAGGCGTTGTTGTCCCGAGCTCACACGGACAGCGTGGCTCTCAGCAGCAAGCTTCCAGAACACAAGTACACAGTAGACAAGAGCATGGCCTCTCGGCTTTGTTACAGGCTATGAGCCAGGATAACAATAGCGCGCCTTCAACGCCAATGCATACTCACCGGCCCCCACCACGACACGTCGGAAAGCATAGTCGGAATGCTCAGTCAATGTCGTCTTTGCCTACAACGCCCATGAGTCGACCTGCAGGACCACATGTTGGACTTTTACCGTCGGTTAATCTTGTGCCTCAAACGGAACCTCAACGATATACGCAGCGACAATTTATTCCTACAACACCCAAATCGGAACGACAGCGACGTAGGAGTCGGGAGAGTACTATTTCGGTAGAGGACAATGAGGAGCTCGCTAGGCAGGCGCTCGAGTTGGTCTCTGTAGCTCAATCGTCCACCTCTCAGCCGTCACATTCGCAATCACGAAGCCACAATGGTGAGATCCACGACAGTCAAGCTAGTCAAGCAGCTGCAGAATTGTTACGACGAGATTCACGACAAAGCTTTGAGGTAGCGGATGCGCGAAAGATACCAGGTGCAGTGGAAAAGTCTGTTCGTATGCAGGAGAGGCTATTATCTCATCATGCCAATGGAGATGGTGATAAGCGCAAGTTTGGTGGGGGCTACAATTCAAATGAAGAGGCACGAGGTGATAACGAGAGTCCGGCCAAAAAGTCAAGAGTCGAGCCATTGACTGATAAGTTTGGGTTGGGGATTCAGTATAGGGAGTAG
- a CDS encoding hypothetical protein (SECRETED:SignalP(1-27)): MASPVLRLFLGVLAAIIFIAIFTPTESVTSVTQSFTTPLALRNLEVIIQQEEKNPVLMRTAVKNNNDHPVTILNYGSPLDALAIQMGTLYITPKGDSEPLEILQIESSRLWPPLEDALVEIGPGQTAIWESTLQEPVVPMDNVFEGATVQLKGTWIAVWPREKEGIDPSELEEGTPINGTLTGSYKSNIIDIEVK, from the coding sequence atggCTTCTCCAGTTCTACGTCTATTTCTAGGCGTATTAGCAGCCATAATCTTCATCGCCATCTTTACACCCACAGAATCAGTCACATCAGTAACGCAATCATTCACAACACCTCTAGCGCTACGCAATCTTGAGGTTATCATTCAACAAGAGGAAAAGAACCCTGTTCTCATGCGCACAGCTGTGAAAAACAACAATGATCACCCAGTCACCATTCTTAACTACGGCTCACCGTTGGATGCTCTAGCTATTCAAATGGGTACGCTGTACATCACCCCCAAAGGCGACAGTGAGCCTTTGGAAATTCTGCAAATTGAATCTTCCAGATTGTGGCCACCTCTAGAAGATGCCCTAGTTGAGATTGGACCTGGTCAAACAGCTATTTGGGAATCTACACTCCAAGAACCTGTTGTTCCTATGGACAATGTATTTGAGGGAGCGACGGTTCAATTAAAGGGGACGTGGATTGCTGTGTGGCCGCGAGAAAAGGAGGGTATTGATCCCAGTGAACTTGAAGAAGGTACACCCATCAATGGAACTCTAACGGGTTCTTACAAGTCGAACATCATTGATATCGAAGTGAAATAG